The proteins below come from a single Oxyura jamaicensis isolate SHBP4307 breed ruddy duck chromosome 1, BPBGC_Ojam_1.0, whole genome shotgun sequence genomic window:
- the CPOX gene encoding oxygen-dependent coproporphyrinogen-III oxidase, mitochondrial yields the protein MAAAAQLLRGAARAVRAPPALARRSLGSAPPGVPAGRGGQRWALAGALGGLGLGLGLWRRRAAMAAGEEEDEEEERLRRRFMAPPVSGLRELRRRRRELRSRMELLIMETQAEVCRALAAVDPGAAFAVDTWERKEGGGGISCVLQDGEVFEKAGVNVSVVFGQLSEEAARQMRSRGKALKASADGKLPFCAMGVSSVIHPKNPHVPTMHFNYRYFEIEEADGTKQWWFGGGTDLTPTYLNEEDAVHFHKTLKEACDKHDPKLYPKYKKWCDDYFFIKHRGERRGIGGIFFDDVDSPSKEEVFQFVQSCAKAIVPCYIPIVKKHCHDSFTPEEKQWQQLRRGRYVEFNLVYDRGTKFGLLTPGSRIESILMSLPLTARWEYMHTPPESSREAEILEVLRNPKDWVH from the exons atggcggcggcggcgcagcTGCTCCGCGGGGCCGCCCGCGCTGTCCGGGCTCCGCCCGCCCTGGCCCGCCGGTCGCTGGGCTCCGCGCCGCCGGGGGTCCCGGCAGGCCGGGGCGGGCAGCGTTGGGCGCTGGCGGGGGCGCTGGGCGGGctgggcttggggctggggctgtggcgGCGGCGAGCCGCCATGGCGGCAggcgaggaggaggacgaggaggaggagcggctgCGGCGGCGGTTCATGGCGCCGCCCGTGAGCGGGCTGCGGGagctgcggcggcggcggcgggagctGCGGAGCCGCATGGAGCTGCTCATCATGGAGACGCAGGCCGAGGTGTGCCGCGCCCTGGCGGCCGTGGACCCCGGCGCCGCCTTCGCCGTGGACAcctgggagaggaaggaag GCGGAGGCGGCATCAGCTGCGTGCTGCAGGACGGCGAGGTCTTCGAGAAGGCGGGCGTCAACGTGTCCGTGGTGTTCGGGCAGCTCTCCGAGGAGGCGGCGCGGCAGATGCGGAGCAGGGGCAAGGCTCTGAAGGCCTCTGCGGACG GGAAACTGCCTTTCTGTGCCATGGGTGTAAGCTCTGTTATCCATCCAAAGAATCCTCATGTTCCAACTATGCACTTCAACTACAGATACTTTGAAATTGAAGAAGCAGATG GCACTAAACAGTGGTGGTTTGGTGGTGGAACTGACCTCACTCCAACTTACTTGAACGAAGAAGATGCTGTACATTTTCACAAGACTCTGAAAGAAGCTTGTGACAAGCATGATCCGAAGCTGTATCCAAAGTACAAGAAATG GTGTGATGACTACTTCTTTATCAAGCACCGTGGTGAGCGAAGAGGGATTGGAGGCATATTCTTCGATGATGTGGACTCTCCTTCCAAGGAGgaagtttttcagtttgtgcagAGTTGTGCCAAAGCCATCGTGCCTTGTTACATTCCCATTGTGAAGAAGCACTGCCATGACTCCTTCACACCAGAGGAGAAGCAATGGCAGCAGCTTCGGAGAGGACG GTATGTGGAGTTCAACTTGGTTTATGACAGAGGTACGAAGTTTGGCCTGCTAACACCAGGATCAAGAATTGAAAGCATTCTTATGTCTCTGCCACTGACTGCAAG gtGGGAATACATGCACACCCCTCCGGAGAGCTCAAGGGAAGCAGAAATCCTGGAGGTTCTCCGCAATCCCAAAGACTGGGTGCACTGA